CAGTATTCAACTGGCTTTCTTTTGCCCACACCAACAAAGTTATatttgtcagtcatgctgcttaCCCCGCTTTTAAgaaaacaacaatttaaaaatcattttcaaccagccaaagtggctagtggaggtggctgtctaacccgccacagctaaaatctacccgcattGCAATCTACCACAAGAAATGTCAGTATTAAAGTGTATTTTCTGTATTGCAATGTAAATTACTGAACAAACCTGGGTATTGAACTACAAGTGATTTTTctaatttgtgatttttttcctATATCATttcttatataatattttaattcaaagtACTTAAATGTCCTCAAATGAGTTTTACATCTAAAGTTGCCAGAGCGGAGATCAAGGACCTATAATACAATTATACATtaataatactgaaaaaaaaaacataatattgatACTATTTATTTAGTGTAAAGAAGTAAAACATGATAGTCTGAAAAATGTTTAATGCTTTCTGCTTCCTCCATAGAATGCTAAATGTGCCCTCACTCTCACAtttgcacagtaaaaaaaaatcacagggaaAGTAAAAATAACACAGTGATGGTTGACATTTTTGGAAGTGTTGTGATGTTGACACCTCCCAAAATATGTCACCTTCACCAGCTGCTCTCCTCAATGTTACACTCAGACAcagcaaccaaaaaaaaaaaaaaaaaaaaacgatgtgCCACTCAAAACGGCATTCACTGCTCTAGTCTGGTTTCATTAGGCAATAACATCCTCTAACTGTTCTTCTCTGGGTTGCAGGTTCCACCACCTTGGATTATTCCCCAGCGTGTTGACCAGTAATTTTGTGCTGGTGAAGGCTGAATTTGGAGGTTGTGTGACATCTGGGGCCACATGACGGTCCAGGCTGGAAGGATAGAGGTGGCGCTAGTTGACTTTGAGACTATGGAGGGTACAGACATTGGTGTGGACAACTTCAATGACCCGGACTATCCCAACGAAATGACAACTTTAACTGTAGAAATGCCAGATTTTGGGCCTGGCACCACATACTGCAACTCTGCAAAAGTGTCGCCGTTTAAGACACCACAAAATTTGGATATACCACAATCACCCATCCTCACCTCTCACGCAAGGGGAGGACGTGCCAGCTGTGCGAGTCTTATTTCCAACTGGAAGTTACTTGTGAACAGTGAAGGAACCCAAAGTGAATCGATCTTCAGTAGACTGACCAAAGATTGCTACGAGGACTTGTTTGTTGACAAGCGAGCGCTTGATGATGGTGATCAGAAGGTCATCATTAACATTGCTGGTCTTCGCTTTGAAACCCGGCTGAGGACCCTTGACCAGTTCCCGGACACTCTCCTGGGTGACCCTATGAAAAGAATGGGCTATTTTGACCCTATGAGAAATGAGTACTTCTTTGACCGCAATCGCCCAAGCTTCGATGGGATCCTTTACTACTATCAATCTGGGGGTAAGATCCGAAGGCCTGCGAATGTACCTTTAGATGTTTTTGCAGATGAGATCATTTTCTACGAGTTGGGACAAGACGCAATGGACCAGTTTCGAGAAGAGGAAGGCTTCATCAAAGATGTAGAGATCCCTTTGCCGTCCAATGAGTTCCACAGGCAGTTCTGGCTGCTGTTCGAATATCCCGAGAGCTCAAATGCAGCCCGAGGAGTTGCTCTAGTTTCCATCTTTGTCATCGTCATCTCCATCATCATCTTCTGCATGGAGACTCTCCCGGAATTTCGAGAAGACCTGGAGATTTTTCCTACAGCAGTTTTGTCCTTCAACGAGACTTATCACTCTGGATCTCCTCTCCCAAGCTCCACTCCAAAAACCATCAGCAGCACCTTCTCCGACCCCTTCTTTATCATTGAGACGGCCTGCATCATCTGGTTCTTCTTTGAGCTCTCAGTGCGTTTCCTGGTTTGTCCCAGCAAGCGGGAGTTTTTCAACAACATCATGAACATGATTGACATAGTCTCCATCGTTCCCTATTTCGTCACTTTAATAACCGAGATTGTGACCACCACCAACAAGTCCAACACGGGGCAGAACATGTCCCTGGCCATCCTGCGAATCATCAGGCTGGTGC
The nucleotide sequence above comes from Danio rerio strain Tuebingen ecotype United States chromosome 23, GRCz12tu, whole genome shotgun sequence. Encoded proteins:
- the kcna10a gene encoding potassium voltage-gated channel subfamily A member 10 — protein: MTVQAGRIEVALVDFETMEGTDIGVDNFNDPDYPNEMTTLTVEMPDFGPGTTYCNSAKVSPFKTPQNLDIPQSPILTSHARGGRASCASLISNWKLLVNSEGTQSESIFSRLTKDCYEDLFVDKRALDDGDQKVIINIAGLRFETRLRTLDQFPDTLLGDPMKRMGYFDPMRNEYFFDRNRPSFDGILYYYQSGGKIRRPANVPLDVFADEIIFYELGQDAMDQFREEEGFIKDVEIPLPSNEFHRQFWLLFEYPESSNAARGVALVSIFVIVISIIIFCMETLPEFREDLEIFPTAVLSFNETYHSGSPLPSSTPKTISSTFSDPFFIIETACIIWFFFELSVRFLVCPSKREFFNNIMNMIDIVSIVPYFVTLITEIVTTTNKSNTGQNMSLAILRIIRLVRVFRIFKLSRHSKGLQILGQTLKASMRELGLLIFFLFIGVILFSSAIYFAEVDDPNTQFVSIPDGFWWAVVTMTTVGYGDMCPITLGGKIVGTLCAIAGVLTIALPVPVIVSNFNYFYHRETEQEEKQPIAESTEKALKSGNNTKHGSSSSLNKVNGNWQTEKKC